The Streptomyces sp. NBC_01275 genome has a segment encoding these proteins:
- a CDS encoding VOC family protein: MTDAPPSVRELRLVVTADDYDEALRFYRDVLGLPEQAAFSSPGGRVTILDAGRATLELTDPSHAAFIDDVEVGRRVAGHIRVAFQVDDSTAVTAKLAAAGAEVIAEPTRTPWNSLNSRLQAPGALQLTLFEELDD; this comes from the coding sequence ATGACCGACGCGCCGCCCTCCGTCCGCGAACTTCGTCTGGTGGTCACCGCCGACGACTACGACGAGGCCCTGCGCTTCTACCGCGACGTCCTCGGACTGCCCGAACAGGCCGCGTTCAGCTCGCCCGGCGGACGGGTCACCATCCTCGACGCGGGCCGCGCCACACTGGAGCTGACCGACCCGAGCCACGCCGCCTTCATCGACGACGTCGAGGTCGGGCGGCGGGTGGCCGGGCACATCCGGGTCGCCTTCCAGGTCGACGACTCCACCGCCGTCACGGCGAAGCTCGCCGCGGCCGGCGCCGAGGTGATCGCCGAGCCGACACGCACCCCGTGGAACTCGCTGAACTCCCGCCTCCAGGCCCCGGGCGCCCTGCAGTTGACGCTCTTCGAGGAACTGGACGACTGA
- a CDS encoding IclR family transcriptional regulator yields MTARSAPDRLLAVLAAFDHTHPALSLTDISRRAGLTLTTAHRLVGALTEWGALERDPDGVYHVGLRLWEVAALAPRGLALRQIALPYLEDLYEATHENVQLAVRDGSEVVYTEWISGRSAVGVHIRVGARWPLHVTGVGLVLLAYGGSELQEAYCAGPLESYTAHTITDPARLRRMLAEVRRTGVAVSSRQVTADALSVAAPVRGPGGAVAAAVSVVVPHADAQVPVLVPAVRLAARGISRALGWQPEGRQH; encoded by the coding sequence ATGACCGCCCGTTCCGCGCCCGACCGGCTGCTGGCCGTGCTCGCCGCGTTCGACCACACGCACCCCGCGCTGTCCCTGACGGACATCAGCCGCCGGGCCGGGCTGACCCTCACCACCGCGCACCGGCTCGTGGGGGCGCTGACCGAGTGGGGCGCCCTGGAGCGGGACCCGGACGGCGTGTACCACGTGGGGCTGCGGCTCTGGGAGGTCGCCGCGCTCGCGCCGCGCGGGCTGGCGCTGCGGCAGATCGCGCTGCCGTATCTGGAGGACCTGTACGAAGCCACCCACGAGAACGTGCAGTTGGCGGTACGGGACGGGTCCGAGGTCGTCTACACCGAGTGGATCTCCGGGCGTTCGGCGGTCGGCGTGCACATCCGCGTCGGCGCGCGCTGGCCGCTGCATGTCACCGGGGTGGGGCTCGTCCTGCTGGCGTACGGCGGCTCCGAGCTCCAAGAGGCGTACTGCGCAGGTCCGTTGGAGTCCTACACGGCCCATACGATCACCGATCCCGCACGACTGCGCCGAATGCTGGCCGAAGTACGCCGTACGGGCGTGGCGGTGAGCAGCCGTCAGGTCACGGCGGACGCCCTGTCGGTGGCGGCGCCGGTGCGCGGACCGGGCGGCGCGGTGGCCGCCGCGGTGTCGGTCGTCGTCCCGCACGCCGACGCCCAGGTCCCGGTGCTGGTCCCGGCGGTACGGCTGGCCGCGCGCGGCATCTCACGGGCCCTGGGCTGGCAGCCGGAAGGCCGGCAGCACTGA
- a CDS encoding MarR family winged helix-turn-helix transcriptional regulator translates to MRGLHADTGYLLYRLGLRSGQLFNTFLQESGLRLRHYALLRFLATSEGVLQRELSTRLGYDPSAIVGLVDDLEKLGFAERRPSPDDRRSRIVVLTEDGRGFLRDTDEAGLRVTNELLGSLAPAERESLHTLLLRVAEDGLA, encoded by the coding sequence ATGCGCGGGCTGCACGCGGACACGGGCTACCTCCTGTACCGGCTGGGCCTGCGCTCCGGGCAGTTGTTCAACACCTTCCTCCAGGAGTCGGGCCTCAGGCTCCGCCACTACGCCCTGTTGCGCTTCCTCGCCACGTCCGAGGGCGTCCTGCAGCGCGAACTGAGCACCCGCCTCGGCTACGACCCGAGCGCGATCGTCGGCCTGGTCGACGACCTGGAGAAGCTGGGCTTCGCCGAGCGTCGCCCCTCCCCCGACGACCGCCGCAGCCGCATCGTCGTCCTGACCGAGGACGGTCGCGGCTTCCTGCGCGACACCGACGAGGCGGGCCTGCGGGTCACCAACGAACTGCTGGGCTCGCTCGCCCCGGCCGAGCGGGAGTCGCTGCACACGCTGCTCCTGCGGGTCGCCGAGGACGGGCTCGCCTGA
- a CDS encoding SDR family oxidoreductase → MPSIDLTGKVAVVTGSGRGLGLAYAHALAAHGASVVVNDVDETVAEQAVKSIVEAGGAAVAEVVPVGTTEAADRLVARAVQEFGRLDILVTNAGILRDKVLWKMTDDDFDAVIATHLKGTFTCARAAAVRMREQGEGGTLILVGSPAGQRGNFGQTNYAAAKAGIAAFARTWSMELGRAGITVNAIVPVAATAMTETIPAFAPYIEALKNGEAFPDFLRKGEGFGTPEDCAALVPFLASEAARSITGQAIGIGGDKVALWSHPQEIRAAYADGGWTPERLADAFPTSVGAELQTVGIPAPKFPEA, encoded by the coding sequence GTGCCCAGCATCGATCTCACCGGCAAGGTCGCCGTCGTCACCGGCAGCGGCCGGGGCCTCGGCCTCGCCTATGCGCACGCCCTGGCCGCCCACGGCGCGTCCGTGGTCGTCAACGACGTCGACGAGACGGTCGCCGAGCAGGCCGTGAAGTCCATCGTCGAGGCGGGCGGCGCGGCCGTCGCCGAGGTGGTCCCAGTCGGCACGACCGAGGCCGCCGACCGGCTCGTGGCCCGCGCGGTCCAGGAGTTCGGGCGGCTCGACATCCTGGTCACCAACGCCGGCATCCTGCGCGACAAGGTGCTGTGGAAGATGACCGACGACGACTTCGACGCGGTGATCGCCACCCACCTCAAGGGCACCTTCACCTGCGCCCGCGCCGCCGCCGTACGGATGCGCGAGCAGGGCGAGGGCGGCACGCTGATCCTGGTCGGCTCCCCGGCCGGCCAGCGCGGCAACTTCGGCCAGACGAACTACGCCGCCGCCAAGGCCGGCATCGCCGCCTTCGCCCGGACCTGGTCCATGGAGCTGGGTCGCGCGGGCATCACCGTCAACGCGATCGTCCCCGTGGCCGCGACCGCGATGACCGAGACCATCCCGGCCTTCGCCCCGTACATCGAGGCGCTGAAGAACGGCGAGGCGTTCCCGGACTTCCTGCGCAAGGGCGAGGGCTTCGGCACCCCCGAGGACTGCGCGGCCCTCGTGCCCTTCCTCGCCTCCGAGGCCGCCCGCTCCATCACCGGCCAGGCCATCGGCATCGGCGGCGACAAGGTGGCACTCTGGTCGCATCCGCAGGAGATCCGCGCGGCCTACGCCGACGGCGGCTGGACCCCCGAGCGCCTGGCCGACGCCTTCCCCACCTCGGTCGGCGCCGAGCTCCAGACGGTCGGCATCCCGGCCCCCAAGTTCCCGGAGGCGTGA
- a CDS encoding amidohydrolase family protein yields the protein MATLNVEELVAIDVHTHAEVSSKGHSSLDDDLHDASSAYFKVEGKRKPTLQETAAYYRERKMAAVIFTVDAESATGTAPVPNEEVAEAAAANADVLIPFASIDPFRGKAGVKQARRLVEEYGVKGFKFHPSIQGFFPNDRSVAYALYEVIEETGTIALFHTGQTGIGAGVPGGGGIRLKYSNPLHVDDVAADFPHLKIILAHPSFPWQDEALAVATHKPGVHIDLSGWSPKYFPPQLVQYANTLLKDKVLFGSDFPVLTPDRWLADFDKLTIKDEVKPKILKENAARLLGLTTP from the coding sequence ATGGCGACCCTCAATGTCGAGGAACTCGTCGCGATCGACGTCCACACGCACGCGGAGGTGTCCTCCAAGGGCCACTCCTCGCTCGACGACGACCTGCACGACGCGTCCTCCGCCTACTTCAAGGTCGAGGGCAAGCGGAAGCCGACCCTTCAGGAGACGGCCGCGTACTACCGCGAGCGGAAGATGGCCGCGGTGATCTTCACGGTGGACGCCGAGTCCGCGACCGGCACGGCCCCCGTCCCCAACGAGGAGGTCGCCGAGGCCGCCGCCGCCAACGCCGACGTCCTCATCCCGTTCGCCTCCATCGACCCCTTCCGGGGGAAGGCGGGCGTGAAGCAGGCCCGCCGCCTGGTGGAGGAGTACGGGGTGAAGGGCTTCAAGTTCCACCCCAGCATCCAGGGCTTCTTCCCCAACGACCGCTCGGTCGCATACGCCCTCTACGAGGTGATCGAGGAGACCGGGACCATCGCCCTGTTCCACACCGGCCAGACCGGCATCGGCGCGGGCGTGCCGGGCGGGGGCGGGATCCGGCTGAAGTACTCCAACCCGCTGCACGTGGACGACGTCGCCGCCGACTTCCCCCACCTCAAGATCATCCTGGCGCATCCGTCCTTCCCCTGGCAGGACGAGGCCCTGGCCGTCGCCACCCACAAGCCGGGCGTGCACATCGATCTGTCCGGCTGGTCGCCGAAGTACTTCCCGCCGCAGCTCGTGCAGTACGCCAACACCCTGCTGAAGGACAAGGTCCTCTTCGGCTCCGACTTCCCCGTCCTCACCCCCGACCGCTGGCTCGCCGACTTCGACAAGCTGACGATCAAGGACGAGGTGAAGCCGAAGATCCTCAAGGAGAACGCCGCTCGTCTGCTCGGGCTGACCACACCGTAA
- a CDS encoding long-chain fatty acid--CoA ligase, producing MRNEGLGSWPARRARKTPHRTALVHDEQSTDYRTLYARVTRLAHALRARGVRRGDRIAYLGPNHPSYLETLFAAGTLGAVFVPLNTRLAGPEIAYQLADSGAKALVYGPAHTGLVAGLPGSTDIRTYVEVGAEYEQALASASPEPIDEPVAADDTCIIMYTSGTTGRPKGAMLTHGNLTWNALNVLVDTDLIADERALVSAPLFHTAGLNMLTLPVLLKGGACVLVEAFDPAATFDLIERHRITFMFGVPTMFDQVARHPRWADADLSSLRILTCGGSPVPTPLIAAYQERGLTFLQGYGMTEAAPGTLFLDAEHAIAKAGSAGVPHFFSDVRVLRPDLAPVEVGETGEVVVRGPHVMPGYWGLPEETAASFADGWFRSGDAARVDEDGYVYIVDRIKDMIISGGENIYPAEIEDLLLAHPDIVECAVIGVADDKWGEVPRAVVVPREGASLDPDEVLASLAGRLAKYKIPKSVVVADALPRTASGKLLKSRVRKRFGAQ from the coding sequence ATGCGCAACGAGGGACTGGGGTCATGGCCCGCACGCCGGGCCCGCAAGACCCCGCACCGCACCGCCCTGGTCCACGACGAACAGTCCACGGACTATCGCACACTGTATGCACGCGTCACCCGGCTGGCCCACGCCCTGCGCGCCCGGGGCGTGCGCCGCGGTGACCGCATCGCCTACCTCGGCCCGAACCACCCCTCCTACCTGGAGACCCTGTTCGCCGCGGGCACCCTCGGCGCGGTGTTCGTCCCGCTCAACACCCGCCTCGCCGGCCCCGAGATCGCCTACCAGCTCGCCGACTCCGGCGCCAAGGCCCTCGTCTACGGCCCCGCGCACACCGGCCTGGTCGCCGGCCTCCCGGGCAGCACCGACATCCGTACGTACGTCGAGGTCGGCGCCGAGTACGAGCAGGCGCTGGCGTCCGCCTCCCCGGAGCCGATCGACGAGCCGGTCGCCGCCGACGACACCTGCATCATCATGTATACCTCGGGCACGACCGGACGCCCCAAGGGGGCCATGCTCACCCATGGCAACCTCACCTGGAACGCGCTCAACGTCCTCGTCGACACCGACCTGATCGCCGACGAACGCGCCCTGGTCTCCGCGCCGCTGTTCCACACGGCCGGCCTGAACATGCTGACGCTCCCGGTGCTCCTGAAGGGCGGCGCCTGCGTCCTGGTCGAGGCCTTCGACCCCGCGGCCACCTTCGACCTGATCGAACGGCACCGGATCACCTTCATGTTCGGGGTGCCGACGATGTTCGACCAGGTGGCCCGGCATCCGCGCTGGGCCGACGCCGACCTGTCCTCCCTGCGCATCCTGACCTGCGGCGGCTCCCCGGTCCCCACCCCGCTCATCGCCGCCTACCAGGAACGCGGGCTCACCTTCCTCCAGGGCTACGGCATGACCGAGGCCGCCCCCGGCACGCTGTTCCTGGACGCCGAGCACGCGATCGCCAAGGCGGGCTCGGCCGGCGTCCCGCACTTCTTCAGCGACGTACGGGTCCTGCGCCCCGACCTCGCGCCGGTCGAGGTCGGCGAGACCGGCGAGGTGGTCGTGCGCGGACCGCACGTCATGCCCGGCTACTGGGGGCTGCCCGAGGAGACGGCCGCCTCCTTCGCCGACGGCTGGTTCCGCAGCGGGGACGCAGCCCGGGTCGACGAGGACGGGTACGTGTACATCGTCGACCGCATCAAGGACATGATCATCTCGGGTGGGGAGAACATCTACCCGGCCGAGATCGAGGACCTGCTCCTCGCCCATCCCGACATCGTCGAGTGCGCGGTCATCGGCGTCGCCGACGACAAGTGGGGCGAGGTGCCGCGCGCGGTGGTCGTGCCCCGCGAGGGCGCGTCGCTGGATCCCGACGAGGTGCTGGCGTCCCTCGCCGGCCGGCTCGCCAAGTACAAGATCCCCAAGTCGGTGGTGGTCGCGGACGCCCTGCCGCGCACCGCCTCAGGAAAGCTCCTCAAGTCCCGGGTGCGCAAGCGCTTCGGCGCCCAGTGA
- a CDS encoding MaoC family dehydratase, which produces MSITVNGLDELKKLSGSDLGVSEWIEVTQERIDTFADATGDHQWIHVDPERAAAGPFGAPIAHGYLTLSLFIPLFTELLDVQGVTTKVNYGLNKVRFPSPVKVGSRIRLVAKLTEVEDVAGGVQITVDGAIEIEGGAKPAAVLQSLSRFYQ; this is translated from the coding sequence ATGAGCATCACCGTGAACGGACTCGACGAACTCAAGAAGCTCTCGGGCAGCGACCTGGGCGTCAGCGAGTGGATCGAGGTCACCCAGGAGCGCATCGACACGTTCGCCGACGCGACGGGGGACCACCAGTGGATCCACGTCGACCCCGAGCGGGCCGCCGCCGGTCCCTTCGGCGCGCCCATCGCCCACGGTTACCTGACACTCTCCCTCTTCATCCCGCTGTTCACCGAGCTGCTGGACGTCCAGGGCGTCACGACGAAGGTCAACTACGGGCTGAACAAGGTGCGGTTCCCCTCGCCGGTGAAGGTCGGTTCCCGCATCCGGCTGGTCGCCAAGCTGACCGAGGTCGAGGACGTGGCGGGCGGGGTGCAGATCACCGTCGACGGTGCGATCGAGATCGAAGGGGGCGCGAAGCCGGCGGCGGTGCTGCAGAGCCTGTCGCGGTTCTACCAGTGA
- a CDS encoding histidinol-phosphatase: MTEQQLPAWADPDVSPATLDAQGVSRRRLLRGAGLFGAAFALGSTAAPAVAAPAAEKGRGYGGEDPRLAYLVGDHHIHSVYSHDAKYTFSQLAAAGAKYGLDWMVFNEHSNFGHADFGAQLEHQEILRARAANPRQLIFQGLEWYIPAAEHCTVFAAPGPHEVDLLTRFERAYDGKLLGYTEGSAGAADTARNEAHAVKAVKWLAEQRRTGYVDDVLVLANHPMRLGIDSPHEIRNWRDAAPEIMIGMEGAPGAQGAALPGWRGATSIRGEYENKPSAQSWSGYPTDAYLTYGGFDWATATVGGLWDAMLAEGRLFSITTNSDAHRIVFDTWKNGDWPAGQNFDTTGRLPDPVNTDTPQPGSDFWPGQFSRTHVGVTRYGYRAVMTGLREGRVWVDHGHLLDGLEVRLRREHSDGRGVTLGGRLRVRKGEKLTLNITVTTASRPNTQGILPELAHVDVVRGAVRGAVSDRDAWQAPDTKVVRTTDVSGRKGTYTLRVPITVGSESFYVRLRGSDGKRHGTGYLGASVDPHGPIPHTPGDGDPWADTWFYSNPIFVDVVD, from the coding sequence ATGACCGAGCAGCAGCTGCCCGCCTGGGCGGACCCCGACGTCTCCCCCGCCACCCTCGACGCCCAGGGCGTGTCACGACGCCGACTCCTGCGCGGCGCCGGGCTGTTCGGCGCCGCGTTCGCCCTCGGATCCACGGCCGCCCCCGCCGTCGCCGCCCCCGCCGCCGAGAAGGGCAGGGGCTACGGCGGCGAGGACCCCCGGCTCGCCTACCTCGTCGGCGACCACCACATCCACTCCGTGTACAGCCACGACGCGAAGTACACGTTCTCCCAACTCGCCGCCGCGGGCGCGAAGTACGGCCTGGACTGGATGGTGTTCAACGAGCACTCCAACTTCGGGCACGCCGACTTCGGGGCGCAGCTGGAGCACCAGGAGATCCTCAGGGCCCGGGCCGCCAACCCCCGTCAGCTGATCTTCCAGGGCCTGGAGTGGTACATCCCGGCCGCCGAGCACTGCACGGTGTTCGCCGCGCCCGGCCCGCACGAGGTCGACCTGCTCACCCGGTTCGAGCGCGCCTACGACGGCAAGCTGCTCGGCTACACGGAGGGCTCCGCCGGCGCCGCCGACACCGCCCGCAACGAGGCGCACGCCGTCAAGGCCGTGAAGTGGCTGGCCGAGCAGCGCCGCACCGGGTACGTCGACGACGTCCTCGTCCTCGCCAACCACCCGATGCGCCTGGGCATCGACTCCCCGCACGAGATCCGCAACTGGCGGGACGCGGCCCCCGAGATCATGATCGGCATGGAGGGCGCGCCGGGCGCCCAGGGCGCGGCCCTCCCCGGCTGGCGCGGGGCGACCTCCATCCGCGGCGAGTACGAGAACAAGCCGTCCGCGCAGTCGTGGTCCGGCTATCCGACGGACGCGTACCTCACGTACGGCGGCTTCGACTGGGCGACCGCCACGGTCGGCGGTCTGTGGGACGCGATGCTCGCCGAGGGCAGGCTGTTCTCGATCACCACCAACTCCGACGCGCACCGCATCGTCTTCGACACCTGGAAGAACGGCGACTGGCCCGCCGGACAGAACTTCGACACCACCGGCAGGCTGCCGGACCCGGTGAACACCGACACCCCGCAGCCGGGCAGCGACTTCTGGCCGGGCCAGTTCAGCCGCACCCACGTGGGCGTGACCCGCTACGGCTACCGCGCGGTGATGACGGGCCTGCGCGAGGGCCGCGTCTGGGTCGACCACGGGCACCTCCTCGACGGGCTGGAGGTCCGGCTGCGGCGGGAGCACAGCGACGGGCGGGGCGTCACGCTCGGCGGCCGGCTGCGGGTGCGCAAGGGCGAGAAGCTCACCCTGAACATCACCGTCACGACCGCCTCCCGCCCCAACACCCAGGGGATCCTCCCCGAGTTGGCGCACGTGGACGTCGTCCGGGGCGCGGTGCGCGGCGCGGTCTCCGACCGGGACGCCTGGCAGGCGCCGGACACCAAGGTCGTCCGGACGACGGACGTGAGCGGCCGCAAGGGGACGTACACCCTGCGCGTCCCGATCACGGTCGGCAGCGAGTCCTTCTACGTCCGTCTGCGCGGCAGCGACGGCAAGCGCCACGGAACCGGTTACCTGGGCGCGTCCGTCGACCCGCACGGCCCGATCCCCCACACGCCGGGGGACGGGGACCCGTGGGCGGACACCTGGTTCTACTCGAACCCGATCTTCGTCGACGTCGTCGACTGA
- a CDS encoding LamG-like jellyroll fold domain-containing protein, whose translation MCTSHAQEQDQEQGEAAQAGAGRRGFLRATALLGAAGATGAAGLALPTAAEATPSRWRPDPDSRRFTLAVMPDTQYLFDGPSIDKAPVEASLRYLLEHGEEENIVFLSHLGDLTQNGTKDEVAAIGEAFGLLDRRGVGYSVLAGNHDVKSSTTDQRGASPYLDVFGPQRFQGKSAFGGASADGYNTFHLFKAAGREWLVLALDWRLSDQGYAWAADVLARHPRTPVILTTHELVVEDDSLSAYGQQLWDRLIADHDQIFLTLNGHYWPAGRATRKNTAGHDVHLHLTNYQNRYFGGAAMIRLYRFDLDRDVVDVETVSPWILGRAAKGLNDLERQEIELSGDADRFSVDIDFAERFAGFAPQPARPARPVSKVVVPGTVAYWRFDGHADGTAVSGTVRDLSGRGNDLTVVSVGGGSLDWSADHHPDQPGHGSLEFQGFKSPLKGAYLRTVDGAPLNSATFKAGYTIEAFYRLPADWDPAHHAWSGLVGSSGTGGAAGKTGDDPDEPLATLSLSNDREPQWAMRPLNQEGIATNWGQETPLETWWHLAVVNDGRHTTLYVEGCPVVRNPKAAAVGIASAGLPWLLGGYTYAGKIDQILHGRLGDVRIVERALPVSSFMNH comes from the coding sequence GTGTGTACTTCGCATGCCCAGGAACAGGATCAGGAACAGGGTGAGGCCGCGCAGGCCGGCGCCGGACGGCGTGGTTTCCTTCGGGCGACCGCGCTGCTCGGCGCCGCCGGCGCGACCGGCGCGGCCGGCCTCGCACTGCCGACCGCCGCCGAGGCGACGCCGTCGCGGTGGCGTCCCGACCCCGACAGCCGCCGCTTCACGCTCGCCGTGATGCCCGACACGCAGTACCTCTTCGACGGGCCGAGCATCGACAAGGCCCCGGTCGAGGCGTCCCTGCGGTACCTCCTGGAGCACGGCGAGGAGGAGAACATCGTCTTCCTGTCCCACCTCGGGGACCTCACCCAGAACGGCACGAAGGACGAAGTCGCCGCGATCGGCGAGGCGTTCGGGCTCCTCGACCGGCGCGGGGTCGGCTACAGCGTGCTGGCCGGCAACCACGACGTGAAGTCGTCCACGACCGACCAGCGGGGCGCGAGCCCGTACCTGGACGTCTTCGGTCCGCAGCGCTTCCAGGGAAAGTCCGCCTTCGGCGGGGCCTCCGCGGACGGCTACAACACCTTCCACCTGTTCAAGGCGGCCGGCCGTGAGTGGCTGGTGCTGGCGCTGGACTGGCGGCTGTCGGACCAGGGGTACGCCTGGGCCGCGGACGTCCTGGCCCGGCACCCGAGGACGCCCGTCATCCTCACCACGCACGAGCTGGTCGTCGAGGACGACTCCCTGTCGGCGTACGGGCAGCAGCTGTGGGACCGGCTGATCGCGGACCACGACCAGATCTTCCTCACTCTCAACGGGCACTACTGGCCCGCCGGTCGGGCAACGCGCAAGAACACGGCGGGACATGACGTCCATCTACATCTGACGAACTATCAGAACCGTTACTTCGGCGGCGCGGCGATGATTCGCCTGTACCGCTTCGACCTGGACCGGGACGTCGTCGACGTCGAGACGGTCTCCCCCTGGATCCTGGGCCGGGCCGCGAAGGGCCTGAACGACCTGGAGCGGCAGGAGATCGAACTCAGCGGGGACGCCGACCGGTTCTCCGTCGACATCGACTTCGCCGAGCGCTTCGCCGGTTTCGCCCCGCAGCCCGCGCGTCCCGCACGGCCGGTCTCGAAGGTCGTCGTCCCCGGCACGGTGGCGTACTGGCGCTTCGACGGACACGCCGACGGTACGGCCGTGTCCGGCACCGTCCGCGACCTGTCCGGACGCGGCAACGACCTCACCGTCGTCTCCGTCGGGGGCGGCTCGCTGGACTGGTCCGCGGACCACCACCCCGACCAGCCCGGGCACGGCAGCCTGGAGTTCCAGGGCTTCAAGTCCCCGCTGAAGGGGGCGTATCTGCGCACGGTCGACGGCGCTCCCCTCAACTCGGCCACCTTCAAGGCCGGTTACACCATCGAGGCGTTCTACCGCCTGCCCGCCGACTGGGACCCGGCGCACCACGCCTGGTCGGGGCTGGTCGGCAGTTCGGGAACGGGCGGGGCCGCGGGCAAGACCGGCGACGACCCCGACGAGCCGCTCGCCACGCTCTCCCTCTCCAACGACCGGGAGCCGCAGTGGGCGATGCGCCCGCTCAACCAGGAGGGCATCGCCACCAACTGGGGTCAGGAGACCCCGCTGGAGACCTGGTGGCACCTCGCCGTCGTCAACGACGGCCGCCACACCACCCTGTACGTGGAGGGCTGCCCGGTCGTGCGCAACCCGAAGGCCGCGGCCGTCGGCATCGCCTCGGCCGGACTGCCGTGGCTGCTCGGCGGCTACACGTACGCCGGAAAGATCGACCAGATCCTGCACGGCCGCCTCGGCGATGTCCGCATCGTCGAACGGGCGCTGCCCGTGTCCTCCTTCATGAACCACTGA